The Calothrix sp. PCC 7507 DNA segment TTTCATAGCGTTGGATGCTAGTTTGTCGCCACTGCCAGGCCTTACCCTTGGTTTTTTGGCTAATCACGCCCACTAAAACGCCCAGGGCAGCGCCTGTAGAAGCTTGTGCTGGTGGTTGACGGTCTAAAACAGTGATTTTTAAACCTGGAACTTGACTGAGTTCATAGGCGATCGCTGCCCCAACCACGCCACAACCGATAATTACGACATGACTCATTACTTTTTTGTGGAGGAGTGGGGGAAGTAGAGGAAGATGAGGGAGCAGAGGGAGATAATTATTTTCCCTCGTCCTCCTCATCTTCCTCATCCCATCTTAAACTTTGTGCTTAACTTGTTTGAGGGAGCAGTTCGAGGAATTTGTCAATGTCTGCGAAAGCAGCTTTGTAATTACTCAAAGCTTGTTGAGTATTGCCGACTTTAGCAGCTTGATCGATTTTAATCAGGTGATTGAATAAATCTCGCGTGATCTGGCGGGCTGTGGGTTGCTCCTTGGGTAGGAGGTTAGGAGTGATATAAGTTAGGGTGAGTTTAGCTTCTGTGATTGGTCCATGTATAAAATTCCCCACATTTATCCAATCTTGGTTTTTGATCAGCTGTTGTAGTTCTTCTGCGCGATCGCGTACAGCCTGAATATCAGGAACGTATTCCTGAATTTTCTCCAGTTGAGCTGCTGTGTAAGTGGGAGGTGTAACTGCCACACTAGGGCCACCGCAACTAATCAGGAATGTTGCCAAAATTACTAGAATTAATGAAAAAATTGAGCGTTGACGCGCCATATACTGAAATATTTTGCTGTTTGTTTGCCGACTAACAGTGTAATTTTAGATCGCTAGCGCAATTTATCCTTCTCGTCAGCAAAGTATTTTACTGAAAAATTTTTCTCTTTACTTCATATTTTTCAAAATCGGTGCAGTTCGCGCTAACTTTCCCAGAAAATTAAGTATAATTACTCAAGATGTCTTACGCAATCCAAAAACCTCTAATACCAATTTGCAAAAAGAATGCGAAGGATAAATCATAGGGTAGCGGAAACCCCGCCCTTCACAACAATCCATATGTCACAAACATTATTTAAATTGGTATAACAAGCAGTTGATTATTCAATACAGTTCAGTTAAGGATAAATGTAGGTTAGGTTAAGGTTTTTGGCACAAAATGAGCCAGATTAGTTTATTATTAGTTTTTAGTAAAAATGATTATTCAAAAAGCATTATTTATAGTTACTAAACACAAAAGGAATTGATAATTTGAGACAACCATAAAATAAGCCTTCTGGCGGTTTTTGTGTTTTCACATTTTCCATACGCCGACACAATATTAGGAGTGTTTTTTAGTGAACGCATCTGAACAGGCAACCAACCTTGAACTTACGAGCAAGATTGCTACAGTGGTTAATTTGTTCAAATTCGAGTTTCCTGATGCCAAATCGGATCTAAAACCTTGGAAGAATGACCCAGAAACCAGGGAGTTAGTTGATCCAGATTCTATAGACATCGGTTTTCACTTTCCTGGGATCAGCAAATCTTGGCGAAGTCGCAGTATTTTGATTCAAATCCGTTTTTATCAAGACCCCATTAATCATTCCCGACGTGCAATTGGTGTTGAAGTAGCTGCATTTGATCATCGCGGCGAAGTGTGGCGACTTTCTACTATAGAAGACTGGAGTTTTGCTGGTGTGTCTGTGCCTTCCTCGGAAGTTGGAGATAAGCTAAAACAGATTTGCCGTCAGATTTTGGATGTGTTTAATCA contains these protein-coding regions:
- the psbQ gene encoding photosystem II protein PsbQ; its protein translation is MARQRSIFSLILVILATFLISCGGPSVAVTPPTYTAAQLEKIQEYVPDIQAVRDRAEELQQLIKNQDWINVGNFIHGPITEAKLTLTYITPNLLPKEQPTARQITRDLFNHLIKIDQAAKVGNTQQALSNYKAAFADIDKFLELLPQTS